Sequence from the Calidithermus timidus DSM 17022 genome:
CGGCTGTGCGAGCCGTCGGCCCCCACCACGAAATCGCAGCGCATCCGCTCGGTCGCGCCCTCGGGGGTACGGTAGACCACCCAAAGACCCCCCGCGTCCTCCTCCAGGCCCAGCACCTCGTGCTCAAAGCGAATCGCCCCGCCCTGGGCCAGGTGGAGCCTTATCATGTCCTGCACCACGAACTGCTGGCTGTAGACCCAGATGCTCTTGCCGGTGAGGCTGGGAAAGTCCAGCCGGTGCAGGGCCCTGTCGAAAGCCAGGTAGACCCCCCGGTGCTCTAAGCCCTGCTCGAGCATCCGCTGTCCCAGCCCGGCCCGGCGCAGAATCTCCTGGCTGCCCCACTCCAGCACCCCCGCGCGGATGCGGTGGGGGCTTGTCTCCAGGTACTCGCGGCTTTTGGCCTCGAAGACCACCACCTCAAGGCCCTCGCGGTGCAGCAGGTAGGCCAGCAACAACCCCGCCGGCCCCGCCCCCACCACGCCCACCCTAGCCATGCTCGCCTCCAAAGAGGATCAGATCGGAAAGCGGCCGGGCCTCCACCCCTTCTTCGTCGGGGCCAAAGGGGGTAGAGAGCAGCCGCGAGAAGGTCTCCACCGGCTGCCAGGTCAGGGCCTCGAGCTCTAAGGGGTCGAGCTCCACGCTGTAGCCCATGCGCGGGGCGCTGATGCGCAGCCGCTCGCCGTTGCGGGTCTGGACTTTCTCGATGGTCACGGTGGTGAACTCGTTGGTCAGGGTGAACACAAAACCCCCCTAGAAGAAGAACGCGAGGTTGTGGGTGGGCAAGGTGGCGCTGTCCAGAACCACCGTGCGGCGGGCCAGCCGCCAGCCCCCCTCCTCCTGCCGCCAGACGTCGCGGCGCTCGGCGGAGAGCAAGGTGTAGTCGGGCCGATCCCAGCGGCTCCTGAAGATGAGCAGGTTGGAGCGCACCTCGCTCTCCTCGCCCTTGGGGGTGGGCCTGGGTTCGCCGATGCGCACGTTGGTCACGAAGTGGCGCAGGCGGGAAGGGGGATCTTCGGCCCAGGCGAAGCCGGTCTCGAGCCGGGCCACGCGCATCTCCAGCGAGGTGTAGTCCTCGTCCAGGTGGTACATCCCCTCCATCACCCCGCTCACCCCTCCCTCCGGGCCCCGCTCCTTGGTCACGCGCACCGGCACCTGGTAGCGCACGTCCTGGGCCAGCAGGGCCAGCCACTCCCGGTAGCGCCCCTCGTCGAGCAGCTCGGCTTCCTGATAGAGGCAGTTGAGTAGGGCCTGGGTACGTTCCACGGTTCACCCCTAAGAAAGCAGCATCTCCAAATAGCGGCGGTGGAAGTTGCGCATGTTGGCGTCGGTGAAGTTGAGGCCGTAGGCCACCCCCGGCCCCGGCCAGTTGGGGTCGGGCTCGAGCTTGAGCCCCATGCGGTAGTTGAGGCGCAGGTGGCGGCCCTGGGGGGTGGCGGCGTTGTGGGCCACGTGGCTCCAGATCTCGGTGTCGTCCTGCTCGAAGGTGCCCGAGGAACCGAAGAAACGCAGGTAGGAGTGCCGGGTCTTCTCCTTGAACCACTCCGGGGCGTCTTTTTCCACCAGGGCCCAGGAGAAAATCTCGATGCGGCCCGGGCCCAAGGGGTGCCAGACCCGGAAGGTAAGCATGGGCACGGCGCCTTGGTACTTGTGGTCGGGCTTGCGGATGGGGTTGTGGAAGGAGAAGTTGGGAAAGAGCGTGACCAGGAGGATGCGGGTCTCGCGGGCGGTCTCGAACTGCTCGGGGGTGGGGTAGGAGGTGCGGGCGCGCTCGAGCATCTCCTCCGGGTAGCCCCAGAAGGGGGGCAGCTTGGCCCCGGGCGGGGCCCCCACCACCATGCTGCCGTGGCCCTTGCCGGGGATGTGGATCTGCTCGCCGTACATGGCGTACTTGGCGTCCTTGGGGGCGATGCCCAGCTCGATGAGCGAGCGGTGGGTCATGAGGGTGTGGTAGCTGTCGCTCAGAAAGGTCTCCAGGGCCAGCTTCCAGTCGGTGTGAACTACCCAGCGCTGGGGCGGGCCCAGCACCTCGAGGCCCTGTGGGCTGCGCTTGGTGACGAGCTCTAAGTACCAGCGGATGTCCCCCAGCCACTCCGCCAAGGAAGGGGCCTCGGGGTCGAGGTTGCCGAAGATCATCCCGTCGAAGGCCTCGAGCCGGGGTATGGGCACCAGCCCCCACTCCTCCTTGTTGAAGTCCTGCCCAAAGGCCTCGCGCTCCGCCGGCACCCCTATGAGCCTCCCGTCGTTGCGGTAGGTCCAGCCGTGGAAGGGGCAGCGGAAGTGGCTGGCGTTGCCCAGCTCGGCCCGGCAGACCCGCATCCCCCGGTGGCGGCACATGTCCAAAAGGGCCCGCACCACCCCGTCCTCGCCCCGCACCAGGATGTAGGGGTTGTCCAGCACGTAGCGCAGCACGTAGTCGCCGGGCTTGGGAATCTCCGACTCGTGGGCCAGGTAGACCCAAGCGCGGCTGAAAATCTTCTCCTTTTCCAGCTCAAAAAGCTCGGGGTCGTTGAAGATCCAGGCCGGCACCAGGCCGTCCTCCACCCCCTCCTGCAGCTCCTCCAGCATCCGGGAGAGCCGCGGAGAGACCCCTGTTTTGACCTTGGCCATATCCCACCTCACACACCCAAATAGCGGTGCAGCACCACGCCGCTGGCCTCCTGCGGGCGGCCTTCCCAGACGATCTCGCCGTGCTCCAGGATGTAGACCCGGTCGGCCACCGCCAGCGCCATCTGCACGTTCTGCTCGGCCAACAAGACCGTCTCGCCCTCGGCCTTCAGGGCGCGGATTACCTCCGCCACCTGCCGCACCATGAGGGGCGAGAGCCCCTCGGTGGGCTCGTCCATCAAGACCAGCTTGGGGTTGCGCAAAAGGGCCCGGGCGATGGCCACCATCTGCTGCTCACCCCCGGATAGGGCCCTGGAAGGGCTTTTGCGCCGCTCGGCCAGCCGGGGAAAGACCTCCAGCACCCGCTCCAGCGTCCAGCGCCCCTGCTGAGCCCAGGCCGCCATGCGCAGCTCCTCCTCCACCAATAGCCCCTCGAACATCCGCCGCCCCTGGGGCACCAGGGCCAGCCCCAGCTCCGCCCGGCGGTGGGTGGGCAGGCGGCCCAGGGCCTGGCCCTGGAAGTAGACCTCACCCGCTTGCAGGGGCAGAAGGCCCATCAGGGTCGAGAGCAGGGTGGTCTTGCCCATGCCGTTGCGGCCCAAGAGGGCCACCACCTCCCCCTGGCCCACCCGCAGGCCCACCCCTTCCAGCACCCGCATGGGCCCGTACCCCGCCGCAAGCCCCTCGCAGCGCAGCACCTCGAGGCCCGGGGCGCTCTGGACGGCCCTGTCCGCCCCCCAGCCCTGGCCCACGTAGATCTCCTGCACCTTGGGGTCTTGCCGGATGGCCTCGGGCTCCCCTTCGGCCACCACCTCGCCGTAGTGCAGCACCGTGACCCGCTGGGCAAAGCGCAGGGCGTAATCCAGGTCGTGCTCTACCAAGAGCACGGTCATGCGGGGCTCGAGCCCCAAGATGAGCTCGCCGATGCGCTCCCGCTCGGCCCCGGAAAGCCCCGCCAGGGGCTCGTCCAAAAGCAGCACCTGGGGGTTCTGCACCAAAGCCATGGCGATCTCGAGCTGCCGCTTCTCCCCGTGCGAGAGCCGGCCCACCTCCACCCCAGCCCGCTCGCTCAGACCCACCTGCTCCAGCGCCGCCTCCACCTCCGATTCCAGCCGCAGCGGGGCGGCAAAGTGGCCGCTCCGGCCCCCGGCAGCCTGGTGCGCTAGGGCCACGTTTTCCCAGACCAATAGCTCCGGGAAGGCGTTGGAGCGCTGGAAGGTGCGGCCCAGCCCCAGCCGCGCCACCCGCTCCTGGGGTACCCCCGTTACTTCCCGTCCCCGCAGGTAGACCCGCCCCCGGGTGGGGCGCAGCTCCCCCGCCACCACCTTGAAGAGGGTGCTCTTGCCCGCACCGTTGGGCCCGATCACCGCCCGGCGCTCACCCGGCGCCACCTCCAGGCTGACCCCGGCCAGGGCCAGCAGCCCCCCAAAGGCCCGCTCTACCCCTTCGACCCTAAGCGCCTCCACGTTCACCCCCCAGCCGCCGCTCCAAAAGGGGCCAAAGCCCCTCGCGGGCGAAGAGCACCGTGCCGATGAGCAATAAGCCCACGAACACCCCCCACAAATCGGTGAAGGAGCTAACCCAGGACTGCACGAAGGTGTAGAGCAAGGCCCCAAAGGCCGCCCCCCACAGGCCCCGGCTGCCCCCCAGCAGCACCATCACCATCAGGGTGGCCGAGGTCAGCCAGAAGAGGTCGTGGGGGCTGATGAAGCTGCGGTGCAGCGCCAGCCCGCCCCCGGCCAGCCCGGTGAGGGCCCCGGTGAGCACGAACAGCGAGAGCTTGTAGTAAAAGGTCGGCACCCCCAGCGAGCGGATCTTCTCCTCGTTCTGGCGGATGGCCTCGAGGGTCTTGCCGTAAGGGGTCTGCAAGAGCCACCCCAGGCCCAGCAGAACCGCCAGCAAAACCGCCATGGCCCCCAGGTGCAGGAGGCCCGGGTGGAGGGAGAGCCCCGAGAGGCTCAGCCCGTCATCGCCGCCGGTAAGCGCATTCCACTTGTACGCCGCCGAGTAGACCATCTGCCCAAAGGCCAGCGTCAACATCAGCACGAAGATCCCGTGGGTGCGGAAGACCAGAAGCCCGGTGAGCAGGGCAAACAACCCCGCCACCAGCACCGCCAGCGCCAGGGCCAGAAGAAGCGGCAGGCCGGCCTTGAGCGCCAGACCCACCGCGTAGGCCCCCAGGCCCAGAAAGGCCGCCTGGCCCAGCGAGGGCACCCCCCCGTGCCCCAGGAGCAGGCCCAGGGCCACCGCCGCCACCGCGAGCAGGGCCGCCTCGGTGGCCAGGTAGAGGGGGTATCCGCCCAGAAACAGGGGCACGAACCAAAGGGCTACCAGCCCGATGCGCAAAGCAAGGCGCTGGGAAGCCGACCGCACCCGGCGAACCTCGCTCAGGCCGGCCATCATGCCACCCTCCTACCCAAAAGCCCCTCGGGCTTCAGGGCCAGCACCAGGGCCATCAGGGCGAAGATTAAAAACATCGCCACCTGGGGCAGGAAAAGCCGCCCAAAACCGTCCACCAGCCCCACCAGGATGGCCCCCCAGAAGGCCCCCTCGATGCGGCCCAGCCCCCCGATGACCACCACGATCAGGGCGAAGAGGGTCATCTGGGCGTCGAGGCCCGGGGCCAGGGCGATCATGGGGGCCCCCACCACCCCTCCCAGCCCGGCCAAGGCGGTGCCGATGCCGAAGGTGAGCAGGCTCACCTGGGCGGGCCGGATGCCCAGGGCGCTGGCCATGCCGGGGTCGGCGGTCACCGCCCGCACCTGCACCCCAAAGGGCGTGCGGGCCAGCAGAAGCCGCACCAGCAGGAAGAGGGCCACCCCCACCCCCAGCACGAAGAGGGGGTACTTGGGGTAGATGAAGGAGCCCAGGAACAAGGGCCCAGCCAGGGCCTCCGGCGGGGGCACCGAGCGGATGGCCGCCCCGAAGGTAGCCCGCAATAAGTCGGCGATCACGAAGCCCAGCCCAATGGTGAGCAGCACCTGCTCGAGCTCCCGCCCGTGCAGGCCCCGCAGCAAGAAGCGCTCCACCGCCACCCCCAGAAGGCCCACCAAGAGGGGCACCAGGAGGAGGGCCAGCCAGAAGTTGAGGCTATTCCCCAGGGCCAGCCCTAAATAGGCCCCCAGCATGTAGAAGGCCCCGTGGGCCAGGTTAACCACCCGGGCCACCCCGAAGATGAGGGAAAGCCCCAGCGCCAGGAGGAAGAGGAGCATGGCGAAGGCCAGGCTGTTGAGGAGTTGGGTCAGCAAGAGCAGGGTCATGGCTACTTGCCGGGGTCGCGGATGATCCCCAGGTCGGCCAGCAGGCGGTTGGTCAGTACCCCGTCGATGCGGGCCACCTCCCGCGCGTAGACGTGCTGGGTGGCGTTGTTGGTCTCGGGGTCCATCTCCAAAAAGCCGCGCGGGCTGATGATCTTAGCGCTCTGCAGGGCCCGCAGGAAGCGCGGACGGTTGCTCACGTCGCCCTGCACGCCGTTGATGGCGTCTACGATGAATTGCATGGCGTCGTAGCCGCGCACGGCAAAGTGGTTGGGCACCGCGTTGTACTTCTGGCGGTAGGCCCTTATGAACTCCCGGTTGGCGCTGTTGTTCAGGGTGTAGACCCAGTGGTCGGCGCTCTTGGCGCCCAAGGCCGCATCCCCGATGGCCTCGAGCACGTTCTCGTCGGTCACCTCGCCGCTCACCGCGAGCTGAACGGTGCGGTTGAGGCCAAACTGCACGAACTGGCGCAGGAAGATCACCGCGTCGCTGCCTGAGAGCACCGCGTGCACCGCCTCGGGCCGGGCCGCCGCGATGCGCGAGATCACCGCGCTGTAGTCGGTGCTGCCCAAAGGCGTGTAGAGCTCCGCCACCACCTCCCCCCCGGCCTGGAGGAAGCCCTCCTTGAAGGCCGCGGTAGCCTCCTTACCAAAGGCATAGTCCAGCGCCAGCAAAAAGACCTTCTTCCCCACGTTGCGCGCCACCCAGGGGCCCATGGGGTAGTGCTGCTGCCAGGCGCTGATCGAGGTGCGGAAGATGTAGGGGCTGCGCCGCTCACGGGTGATGCCGTTGGCCGCCGCGTTGGCGATGATGAGGGGCATCTGCCGCTCGTGCACGTAGTCACGGATGCCGTAGGCCGAAGAAGAGAGGATAATCCCGGTGAGCAGGTTGACCCGGTCCTGCTCCACCAGCTTGCGCACCTTGCGCACCGCCACCGCGGGGTCGGCCTCCTCGTCTTCCTTTAGCAGCTGAATGCGCCGCCCCCCGGCCTGGTAGCCTACTTTATCCAAGTAGAGTTCCATCCCGCGGGTGATCTCCTGTCCCAACCGGGCATAAGGCCCCGAGTAGGAGAGCACCACCCCGATCCGCAGAGGCTCTTGCTGGGCCAGAGCAAAAGAAAAGCGGCTCATAGAGGCCATGCCCAAGAGTCCCAACCCCGTGCGTATCACCTGCCTGCGGTGCATCTTGCCCATCACCAACCTCCTGGCTGTGGTTTGTGGTCAAAAGTCTACTAAATAGTCGGCTAGATTGTCAACAATATTTCTGGCGAGGGATAGCTTGGGGTAAGTCTTCACAAAGTCTACATACTGCATTCGCCAAACGGTCATCCCGAAGCGCTAAGTTTGCTGTCAGGCCTGAGGGCCCTGACCATGAGCCTCACAGCGATCCTCCGACGCCCCCGACCCCAACCCTACGCCGCCCGCTACGAAGGCGTGCTGGGAACGCGGCTCGAGCTCCAAATCCTGGCCCAGCACCCAAGCGCCGCCCGCCACGCCGAGGCGCAGATCCTGCTGGAGATTGACCGGCTCGAGGGCCTTTACAGCCGCTTCCTGCCGGATAGCGAGCTGAACCGCTGGCAAAGCGCTGGCTCTGCCCGCATCTCCCCCGACCTCGCCTGGCTGCTGCGGGAGGCCAAAGTCTGGCAGGAGCGCACCCGTGGAGCCTTCCACCCCGCCGTTGAGGCTATACAGGCCCTCTATCGGCACACCCCCGACCCCACCGCGGAAGAGCTCGAGGCCCTGCGCGCTAGCCTTAGGGCCCCGTTGTGGGAACTTGAGGGCGAACGGGCCCGCAAACTCACCCCGCTTCCGCTCAACTTCAACGCCCTGGCCAAGGGCCGCATCGCCGACCTGGCCTGTGAAAAAGCCCTGCGAGTCGCCGGGGTGCAGGAGGTTTGGGTCAACCTGGGCGGTGACCTGCGTCACTGTGG
This genomic interval carries:
- a CDS encoding FAD:protein FMN transferase, with the protein product MSLTAILRRPRPQPYAARYEGVLGTRLELQILAQHPSAARHAEAQILLEIDRLEGLYSRFLPDSELNRWQSAGSARISPDLAWLLREAKVWQERTRGAFHPAVEAIQALYRHTPDPTAEELEALRASLRAPLWELEGERARKLTPLPLNFNALAKGRIADLACEKALRVAGVQEVWVNLGGDLRHCGTSSLRVAITHPLSPADNAPPLARLEIRNQGVATSGHTWRGRHLFDPRTARPVARIAQATALAPDAATADVLATAFCVLEPEESLALAEELRVGCLLVDSQGKIFSNPCFDKQCTQRLQEVTL
- a CDS encoding branched-chain amino acid ABC transporter permease translates to MMAGLSEVRRVRSASQRLALRIGLVALWFVPLFLGGYPLYLATEAALLAVAAVALGLLLGHGGVPSLGQAAFLGLGAYAVGLALKAGLPLLLALALAVLVAGLFALLTGLLVFRTHGIFVLMLTLAFGQMVYSAAYKWNALTGGDDGLSLSGLSLHPGLLHLGAMAVLLAVLLGLGWLLQTPYGKTLEAIRQNEEKIRSLGVPTFYYKLSLFVLTGALTGLAGGGLALHRSFISPHDLFWLTSATLMVMVLLGGSRGLWGAAFGALLYTFVQSWVSSFTDLWGVFVGLLLIGTVLFAREGLWPLLERRLGGERGGA
- a CDS encoding aromatic-ring-hydroxylating dioxygenase subunit beta, whose amino-acid sequence is MERTQALLNCLYQEAELLDEGRYREWLALLAQDVRYQVPVRVTKERGPEGGVSGVMEGMYHLDEDYTSLEMRVARLETGFAWAEDPPSRLRHFVTNVRIGEPRPTPKGEESEVRSNLLIFRSRWDRPDYTLLSAERRDVWRQEEGGWRLARRTVVLDSATLPTHNLAFFF
- a CDS encoding ABC transporter substrate-binding protein codes for the protein MGKMHRRQVIRTGLGLLGMASMSRFSFALAQQEPLRIGVVLSYSGPYARLGQEITRGMELYLDKVGYQAGGRRIQLLKEDEEADPAVAVRKVRKLVEQDRVNLLTGIILSSSAYGIRDYVHERQMPLIIANAAANGITRERRSPYIFRTSISAWQQHYPMGPWVARNVGKKVFLLALDYAFGKEATAAFKEGFLQAGGEVVAELYTPLGSTDYSAVISRIAAARPEAVHAVLSGSDAVIFLRQFVQFGLNRTVQLAVSGEVTDENVLEAIGDAALGAKSADHWVYTLNNSANREFIRAYRQKYNAVPNHFAVRGYDAMQFIVDAINGVQGDVSNRPRFLRALQSAKIISPRGFLEMDPETNNATQHVYAREVARIDGVLTNRLLADLGIIRDPGK
- a CDS encoding aromatic ring-hydroxylating oxygenase subunit alpha → MAKVKTGVSPRLSRMLEELQEGVEDGLVPAWIFNDPELFELEKEKIFSRAWVYLAHESEIPKPGDYVLRYVLDNPYILVRGEDGVVRALLDMCRHRGMRVCRAELGNASHFRCPFHGWTYRNDGRLIGVPAEREAFGQDFNKEEWGLVPIPRLEAFDGMIFGNLDPEAPSLAEWLGDIRWYLELVTKRSPQGLEVLGPPQRWVVHTDWKLALETFLSDSYHTLMTHRSLIELGIAPKDAKYAMYGEQIHIPGKGHGSMVVGAPPGAKLPPFWGYPEEMLERARTSYPTPEQFETARETRILLVTLFPNFSFHNPIRKPDHKYQGAVPMLTFRVWHPLGPGRIEIFSWALVEKDAPEWFKEKTRHSYLRFFGSSGTFEQDDTEIWSHVAHNAATPQGRHLRLNYRMGLKLEPDPNWPGPGVAYGLNFTDANMRNFHRRYLEMLLS
- a CDS encoding ATP-binding cassette domain-containing protein, giving the protein MNVEALRVEGVERAFGGLLALAGVSLEVAPGERRAVIGPNGAGKSTLFKVVAGELRPTRGRVYLRGREVTGVPQERVARLGLGRTFQRSNAFPELLVWENVALAHQAAGGRSGHFAAPLRLESEVEAALEQVGLSERAGVEVGRLSHGEKRQLEIAMALVQNPQVLLLDEPLAGLSGAERERIGELILGLEPRMTVLLVEHDLDYALRFAQRVTVLHYGEVVAEGEPEAIRQDPKVQEIYVGQGWGADRAVQSAPGLEVLRCEGLAAGYGPMRVLEGVGLRVGQGEVVALLGRNGMGKTTLLSTLMGLLPLQAGEVYFQGQALGRLPTHRRAELGLALVPQGRRMFEGLLVEEELRMAAWAQQGRWTLERVLEVFPRLAERRKSPSRALSGGEQQMVAIARALLRNPKLVLMDEPTEGLSPLMVRQVAEVIRALKAEGETVLLAEQNVQMALAVADRVYILEHGEIVWEGRPQEASGVVLHRYLGV
- a CDS encoding branched-chain amino acid ABC transporter permease; translation: MTLLLLTQLLNSLAFAMLLFLLALGLSLIFGVARVVNLAHGAFYMLGAYLGLALGNSLNFWLALLLVPLLVGLLGVAVERFLLRGLHGRELEQVLLTIGLGFVIADLLRATFGAAIRSVPPPEALAGPLFLGSFIYPKYPLFVLGVGVALFLLVRLLLARTPFGVQVRAVTADPGMASALGIRPAQVSLLTFGIGTALAGLGGVVGAPMIALAPGLDAQMTLFALIVVVIGGLGRIEGAFWGAILVGLVDGFGRLFLPQVAMFLIFALMALVLALKPEGLLGRRVA